The following nucleotide sequence is from uncultured Ilyobacter sp..
AAATTTGGTGCTCCCTAATTTTTCTGCTCTTTTATATTCAGACATGAGAATGTCTCTTTCTTCCAAGTCATAGGTAGTAAGGTTTGTATTATAGTGAGCTGACTGGGCACAAAACTTACAGTATTCTTCACATTCCCCTGATTTCGCGTTGGAAATAGTGCAGGTATGAATGCTGTTTCCACAATATTTTTCTCTTATCTCATTTGCCACGGAGAAAAGCTCATTTAATTTGAATCCATTTATTTTAAAAAGCTCTAAGGCTTCCTCTCTTGTTATATCTTCATTTATAAATTAAGTTCATAATTTTCCAAGGACTCCTTCACAGTTAAAAAAAATCCCCCAAAAGAGCCCTTAAAGCTGCATTTGAGGGAATCTATAAATTTTATCCAAATAATGAAAGTAGTACACCTGCAGATACTGCAGATCCTATTACTCCTGCAACGTTTGGTCCCATTGCATGCATCAATAGGAAGTTAGATGGATCAGCTTTCTGTCCCACTACCTGTGATACCCTTGCTGCCATTGGTACCGCAGATACTCCTGCAGATCCTAGCAATGGATTAATAGGGGTCTTGCTCAACTTATTCATAAGCTTAGCAAGTAATACTCCTGATCCTGTCCCTATTCCAAAGGCAACTACTCCTAGTGCTAGGATAGCTAAAGTTTCCACTTTTAGGAAGGCTTCGGCTGTTGCTGTCGCCCCAACTGTTACACCTAGGAAGATTGTGATGATGTTGATAAGTGCATTTTTTGCTGTATCTTCTAGTCTTCCTACTACTCCACATTCTCTGAATAGATTTCCAAGCATTAACATTCCGATTAGAGTTGCTGCTGGTGGTACTATTAGAGATACTATAATAGTTACTACGATTGGGAAGATTATCTTCTCTTTTTGAGTTACCATTCTCATCTGTGACATCTTTATCTTTCTTTCTTTTTCTGTTGTAAGAGCCTTCATAATAGGTGGCTGAATGATTGGTACAAGCGCCATATATGAATAAGCTGCTACAGCTATTGGTCCCATTAGGTGCGGAGCCAGTTTTGAAGAAAGGAAGATCGCAGTAGGTCCGTCTGCTCCTCCGATGATTCCGATTGAAGCTGCTTCCTGAGCGGTAAATAGTCCAGAACCTATCGCTCCTAAGAAAGTGACGAAGATTCCAAATTGGGCTGCTGCTCCAAGAAGAAGTGATTTAGGATTTGCAATTAACGGGCCGAAATCTGTCATTGCCCCTACACCCATAAAGATTAATGGTGGGAATATTCCTAAATGGTCACCTTGGAAAAGGTAGTAAAGTA
It contains:
- a CDS encoding sodium ion-translocating decarboxylase subunit beta codes for the protein MDFYTSTGFYGINIGSILMMIVACIFMYLAIVKGFEPLLLVPISFGMLLTNLPFAGMMAEPLMEVKEHITASGAMQYVVHTAEPGGLLYYLFQGDHLGIFPPLIFMGVGAMTDFGPLIANPKSLLLGAAAQFGIFVTFLGAIGSGLFTAQEAASIGIIGGADGPTAIFLSSKLAPHLMGPIAVAAYSYMALVPIIQPPIMKALTTEKERKIKMSQMRMVTQKEKIIFPIVVTIIVSLIVPPAATLIGMLMLGNLFRECGVVGRLEDTAKNALINIITIFLGVTVGATATAEAFLKVETLAILALGVVAFGIGTGSGVLLAKLMNKLSKTPINPLLGSAGVSAVPMAARVSQVVGQKADPSNFLLMHAMGPNVAGVIGSAVSAGVLLSLFG